One Mycolicibacterium parafortuitum DNA segment encodes these proteins:
- a CDS encoding MCE family protein, with translation MTVTRRHARAGIAATFVVLIIVSSAFMARQTFFAPSTIYAYFSSTTAIYPGDQVRVLGVEVGTIASIESTGTQSKVTMHIDREVPIPADVQAIIVAPNLVAARYVQLAPAYDAEGPTMPDGGAIPQDRTAVPVEWDEVKKQLARIAEDLGPASPGQQTSVARFIDSAANAMDGNGAKLRETLAQLSAAGRIFAEGSGDLVDIVTNLQRFVSALRDSNIQIVQFQDRFAALTTVVNDSRSDLDSALTTLSGAIDDARRFIAGSRAQTTEQVERLADLTQVLVEQRTSVENILHAAPTSLANTYNMYNPDTGTFVGSFVFQNFSNPVQFLCSGIGAVENATAPETARLCAEYLGPALRLLNFNYLPFPLNPLLSAAAQPQNLVYSDPRLAPGAAGTPPGPPDIPPAVSAYTGSNGDVPPPPGYSPPPVAPATVDNLILPAPPQQSPTSSGVPHP, from the coding sequence ATGACGGTAACCCGTAGACACGCGAGGGCCGGCATCGCAGCCACTTTCGTGGTGCTGATCATCGTGTCCTCGGCGTTCATGGCACGCCAGACGTTCTTCGCGCCGTCGACGATCTACGCGTACTTCTCCTCCACCACGGCCATCTACCCGGGCGATCAGGTTCGGGTTCTCGGCGTCGAGGTCGGGACGATCGCCTCGATCGAGTCGACCGGAACCCAGTCCAAGGTCACGATGCACATCGATCGGGAAGTGCCGATTCCCGCCGATGTCCAGGCGATCATCGTCGCACCGAATCTTGTTGCCGCGCGGTATGTTCAGTTGGCGCCCGCCTACGATGCCGAAGGGCCCACCATGCCCGACGGCGGCGCCATTCCGCAGGATCGCACGGCGGTTCCCGTCGAATGGGACGAGGTCAAAAAACAACTGGCGCGAATCGCCGAAGACCTGGGCCCGGCCTCACCCGGCCAACAGACCTCGGTCGCGCGGTTCATCGACAGCGCCGCAAACGCGATGGACGGCAACGGCGCCAAACTTCGCGAAACGCTTGCCCAATTGTCCGCGGCAGGTCGCATCTTCGCCGAGGGAAGCGGCGACTTGGTCGACATCGTCACCAATCTGCAGCGTTTCGTCTCGGCGTTGCGCGACAGCAACATCCAGATTGTGCAGTTCCAGGACCGCTTCGCGGCCCTGACCACCGTCGTCAACGACAGCAGAAGCGACCTCGACTCCGCTCTGACAACGTTGTCCGGAGCCATCGATGACGCTCGGCGCTTCATCGCAGGAAGCCGAGCCCAGACCACCGAGCAGGTCGAACGGTTGGCCGACCTCACCCAGGTCCTCGTCGAGCAGCGGACATCGGTCGAGAACATCCTGCACGCCGCGCCGACGTCGCTGGCCAACACCTACAACATGTACAACCCAGACACCGGAACATTCGTCGGTTCCTTTGTCTTCCAGAACTTCTCGAACCCGGTCCAGTTTCTCTGTTCGGGAATAGGCGCCGTGGAGAACGCGACGGCGCCCGAAACCGCGCGCCTGTGTGCCGAATACCTCGGACCTGCACTGCGATTGCTGAACTTCAACTATCTTCCGTTCCCGCTGAATCCTCTGCTCAGTGCGGCCGCCCAGCCGCAGAACCTGGTGTACTCGGATCCGCGTCTGGCTCCTGGCGCCGCAGGGACGCCGCCTGGGCCGCCTGACATACCCCCTGCCGTGTCCGCATACACCGGAAGCAACGGTGATGTCCCACCACCCCCGGGCTACAGTCCACCGCCGGTCGCCCCCGCGACCGTCGACAACCTCATCTTGCCCGCACCGCCGCAGCAGTCTCCCACGTCGTCGGGGGTGCCGCACCCGTGA
- a CDS encoding MCE family protein codes for MLKYKGKHLIRAGFIGVVVAVLVILVGLQPERLLSLATDIRYQAVFAEAGGLQAGNDVVVSGIKVGHVTSVALDGNQVKVGFTADATVTFGRDSTAHIRTGSLLGERTLTVESAGSGVLDSSEAIPLTRTSSPYSLNDAVGDLSTQIAGTDTADVNQSLDVLAETLDQIAPQLGPTFEGLTRVSRMLNERNNDISQLLAHSADVTQVISDRSAQVNTLILNANDLMAVLVDRRIAIANLLANTSAVSQQISGLVDDNEAELAPMLAKLNSVNAMLQKNRDNIAAALPGLEKFQRTQGETIASGGYYNAFVANLIPSQFLQPFLDYAFGFRRGVNAGQPPDNAGPRAELPFPVNGIPQPGDLPDDGNP; via the coding sequence ATGCTGAAATACAAAGGCAAGCACCTCATCCGGGCCGGATTCATCGGCGTCGTCGTCGCCGTACTCGTCATCCTGGTCGGCCTCCAACCGGAACGGCTGCTGTCGCTGGCCACCGACATCCGCTATCAGGCCGTGTTCGCCGAGGCCGGCGGCCTGCAGGCCGGCAACGACGTGGTTGTCTCCGGCATCAAAGTCGGCCACGTCACGAGCGTCGCGCTGGACGGAAATCAGGTCAAAGTCGGGTTCACCGCCGACGCCACCGTGACCTTCGGACGCGACTCCACCGCCCATATCCGCACAGGCTCGTTACTCGGCGAGCGGACGCTGACCGTGGAGTCAGCCGGGTCGGGCGTCTTGGATTCATCGGAAGCGATCCCGTTGACACGCACCTCATCTCCGTATTCGCTCAACGACGCCGTGGGCGACCTGTCGACACAGATCGCCGGAACCGACACCGCCGACGTCAACCAATCCCTGGACGTCCTGGCCGAAACGCTCGACCAGATCGCCCCGCAACTGGGACCCACCTTCGAGGGCCTGACGCGCGTGTCACGCATGCTCAACGAGCGCAACAACGACATCAGCCAGCTGCTCGCGCACTCGGCCGACGTCACACAGGTGATCTCAGACCGCAGTGCACAGGTCAACACCTTGATCCTCAACGCCAACGATCTGATGGCAGTGCTCGTCGACAGACGGATCGCCATCGCCAATCTTCTGGCCAACACCTCTGCGGTATCCCAACAGATCTCCGGGCTCGTCGACGACAACGAAGCCGAACTCGCCCCGATGCTGGCCAAGCTGAATTCGGTCAATGCGATGCTGCAGAAGAATCGCGACAACATAGCAGCGGCGCTTCCCGGCCTCGAGAAGTTCCAGCGCACCCAAGGTGAGACGATCGCCTCCGGGGGCTACTACAACGCGTTCGTCGCCAATCTCATCCCGTCGCAGTTCCTGCAGCCCTTCCTCGACTACGCCTTCGGGTTCCGACGAGGCGTCAACGCCGGCCAGCCGCCGGACAACGCCGGCCCACGCGCAGAGCTCCCCTTCCCAGTCAACGGCATCCCGCAACCAGGAGATCTCCCCGATGACGGTAACCCGTAG
- a CDS encoding MCE family protein produces MRRSSIKFLAFAAVMSVLTAFLVMMFADYRGGATNSYSAVFHDVARLKPGDSVRIAGVRVGTVDDVRLRPDKSAVVSFDADRKVVLTVGTRAEVRYLNLVGDRYLELVDSPGSTRTLPDGGQIPAERTAPALDLDLLLGGLRPLTQGLDAEDINVLTSSLLQALQGQGGVMESLLSKTSTFTATLADHSDVIQEVIGNLRDLTAVLAKDSRQFSDTIERLDSLVTGLAADRDPIGASIESLEKGTASLTDLLDNGRPPLAATIDQLNRLSVPLDADKDKIDIALQKAPGNFKKLVRLGAYGSWINYYLCGITLRVSDLEGQTAVFPWVKNQGAGRCADP; encoded by the coding sequence ATGCGCCGATCGAGTATCAAATTTCTGGCCTTCGCCGCAGTGATGAGCGTGCTGACGGCCTTCCTGGTCATGATGTTCGCCGATTACCGGGGCGGTGCCACCAACAGCTACTCTGCCGTCTTCCACGACGTCGCCCGCCTCAAGCCAGGAGATTCGGTCCGAATTGCCGGGGTTCGCGTCGGCACGGTCGACGACGTTCGGTTGCGGCCGGACAAATCCGCCGTGGTGTCCTTCGACGCAGACCGCAAGGTGGTGCTCACAGTCGGCACTCGTGCGGAAGTGCGGTACCTCAATCTCGTCGGCGATCGCTACCTCGAACTGGTCGATTCCCCGGGATCGACCCGGACCCTGCCTGACGGCGGGCAAATCCCAGCCGAGCGCACCGCACCCGCACTCGATCTCGACCTGCTTCTCGGTGGACTGCGACCCCTGACCCAGGGCCTCGATGCCGAGGACATCAACGTGCTCACCTCGTCTCTACTGCAAGCACTTCAAGGACAAGGCGGCGTGATGGAATCGCTGCTGTCGAAGACCTCGACGTTCACCGCGACACTGGCGGATCACAGCGACGTGATCCAGGAGGTCATCGGCAACCTTCGCGACTTGACCGCCGTCCTGGCAAAAGACAGCCGTCAGTTCTCCGACACGATCGAGCGCCTCGACTCTCTGGTCACCGGCCTCGCCGCCGACCGAGACCCGATCGGAGCATCGATCGAGTCGCTGGAAAAAGGCACGGCGTCACTTACCGATCTCCTGGACAACGGCAGACCACCACTGGCCGCCACCATCGACCAACTGAACCGTCTCTCGGTGCCACTCGACGCCGACAAAGACAAGATCGATATCGCCCTGCAGAAGGCGCCGGGCAATTTCAAGAAGCTGGTCCGACTCGGCGCCTACGGCAGCTGGATCAACTACTACCTGTGCGGCATCACCCTGCGCGTGAGCGACCTCGAAGGCCAGACCGCGGTGTTCCCGTGGGTCAAGAACCAGGGCGCCGGAAGGTGTGCGGACCCCTGA
- a CDS encoding MCE family protein, which translates to MNNLVRPLAGLSLITVVALLAGLSVVLFHGDLTRTATVTVLSPRAGLVMNPDAKVKMQGITVGRVGSVEPLPDGRSALHLELNPEQMAMIPENVNVDITSSTVFGAKFVDLVPPPHPASTALFAGQVLTGDHVTVEINTVFERLTNLLDTVDPVELNTTLGQLSRALDGRGHKINQVLADLDAFLTRFGKSIPNFSRDLAAQPTVVTAYADAAPDFIQVLQHSTRISETIVDEQQNLDALLLSTIGFGEIGTAVLAENRQPLTDLLRILAPTTDLLYQYRQNVDCTLKGLVPFTQGLPLPEPGIMVSIGFTWGIERYRYPGDLPKVAASGGSNCEKVGMPVLQPQEISPFLVTDIGGNRWRYGNEGIVLNSDGLKQLLFGPIDGPPRNSSQIGMPG; encoded by the coding sequence TTGAACAACCTCGTGCGACCGCTGGCCGGGCTGTCCTTGATCACCGTGGTGGCCCTTCTGGCCGGGCTCTCGGTGGTGCTGTTTCACGGAGATCTCACGCGGACTGCCACGGTCACCGTGCTCTCCCCCCGCGCAGGCCTTGTCATGAACCCCGACGCCAAGGTCAAGATGCAGGGCATCACGGTGGGCCGGGTCGGCTCCGTCGAACCCCTCCCGGACGGGCGTTCGGCGCTGCACCTTGAGTTGAACCCTGAACAGATGGCGATGATCCCGGAAAACGTGAACGTCGACATCACGTCGTCGACCGTGTTCGGCGCGAAGTTCGTCGATCTGGTGCCGCCGCCACATCCGGCATCGACTGCTCTCTTCGCCGGCCAGGTACTCACCGGCGACCATGTCACCGTCGAGATCAACACAGTTTTCGAACGACTGACCAATCTGCTCGACACCGTCGACCCCGTCGAGCTCAACACGACTTTGGGTCAGCTCTCACGAGCGCTGGACGGCCGGGGCCACAAGATCAACCAGGTACTGGCCGACCTCGACGCGTTCCTCACACGCTTCGGCAAAAGCATTCCCAATTTCTCTCGCGATCTCGCTGCCCAACCCACCGTGGTGACTGCATACGCAGATGCCGCGCCTGACTTCATCCAGGTGCTTCAACATTCGACCCGGATCAGTGAGACGATCGTCGACGAGCAGCAGAATCTCGACGCGCTTCTGTTGAGCACCATCGGGTTCGGCGAAATCGGCACAGCCGTGCTGGCAGAGAATCGCCAGCCTCTGACAGACCTGCTGAGAATTCTGGCGCCGACGACGGACCTGCTCTACCAGTATCGGCAGAACGTCGACTGCACCCTCAAGGGGCTGGTCCCATTCACCCAGGGACTTCCCCTCCCCGAACCGGGAATCATGGTGTCGATCGGATTCACCTGGGGCATCGAGCGTTACCGGTACCCGGGCGACCTGCCCAAGGTGGCGGCGAGTGGCGGCTCAAACTGCGAGAAGGTCGGAATGCCGGTGCTGCAACCGCAGGAGATCTCGCCCTTCCTGGTCACCGACATCGGCGGGAACAGATGGCGGTATGGCAACGAAGGCATCGTCTTGAACTCCGACGGGCTCAAACAACTCCTCTTCGGCCCCATCGACGGTCCTCCCCGCAACTCCTCACAGATCGGAATGCCGGGCTAG
- a CDS encoding alpha/beta fold hydrolase produces MGRYAGAFGPHAPEATYVGHTYPEHVFDTGEVRLNYAVAGDDSKPALLLIPGQSESWWGYEEAMPLLARHFHVHAVDLRGQGRSTRTPHRYTLDNVGNDLVRFLDGVIGRPAFVSGLSSGGLASAWLSAFAKPGQVIAACWEDPPFFSSETSPVVGPAITASIGPLFGMWARYLGDQWSVGDWDGFVAAVPHELADWQAHVALVVGTAEPAQNLREYDPEWGKAFITGTFTASCPHHVMLSQVKVPVLYTHHFRMIDEGSGGLIGACSDIQAGRVTQLAKSGGQSITYKSFPMMAHSMHGQDPTLFSETLVEFFSRFTG; encoded by the coding sequence ATGGGACGGTACGCAGGAGCCTTCGGCCCGCACGCACCAGAAGCCACCTACGTCGGGCACACCTACCCGGAGCACGTCTTCGACACCGGCGAGGTGCGGCTGAACTATGCGGTCGCCGGCGATGACTCCAAGCCCGCGCTGCTGCTGATCCCGGGCCAGTCCGAATCGTGGTGGGGCTACGAGGAGGCGATGCCGCTGCTGGCCCGGCACTTCCACGTGCACGCCGTGGATCTGCGCGGGCAGGGCCGTTCGACGCGCACTCCGCACCGCTACACCCTCGACAACGTCGGCAATGACCTGGTCCGATTCCTCGACGGCGTGATCGGCAGGCCCGCGTTCGTCAGCGGGCTGTCCTCGGGCGGTCTGGCCAGCGCGTGGCTGTCCGCCTTCGCAAAGCCGGGCCAGGTCATCGCGGCCTGTTGGGAGGACCCGCCGTTCTTCAGCTCGGAGACCTCACCGGTGGTCGGGCCCGCGATCACCGCCAGCATCGGGCCGCTGTTCGGGATGTGGGCGCGCTACCTGGGAGACCAGTGGAGCGTGGGGGACTGGGACGGCTTCGTCGCTGCCGTCCCACACGAACTCGCCGACTGGCAGGCCCACGTCGCGCTGGTCGTCGGCACCGCCGAACCCGCGCAGAACCTGCGCGAATACGACCCCGAGTGGGGAAAGGCGTTCATCACAGGGACATTCACGGCCAGCTGCCCACACCATGTGATGCTCAGCCAGGTCAAGGTGCCGGTGCTCTACACCCACCACTTCCGGATGATCGACGAGGGATCGGGCGGTCTCATCGGCGCATGCTCGGACATCCAGGCCGGGCGCGTCACGCAGTTGGCCAAGAGCGGCGGGCAGTCGATCACGTACAAGTCGTTCCCGATGATGGCGCACTCCATGCACGGTCAGGATCCGACGTTGTTCTCCGAGACGCTCGTCGAGTTCTTCTCCCGGTTCACCGGCTGA
- a CDS encoding metal-dependent hydrolase gives MTDLIVRKLRFAFASRPVPFLWNEPNPAFSAMANAVSFLAVGFEKMIGAMIPEVMPHITDPAVREEADAFVRQEGQHSMAHRQHVKGLIKEYPGLKDTLDKVIDAYDEMTANTPWKYRLAYTADLEATFTPVFKLMLDHDDTLFAPGDDRVASLFLWHFVEEVEHRSSALIIYDAVVDDPWYRMRVAPSIFKHVMDIIRLVSEDFNRHVPLEARKVDAMSTFRIHRRKKALLQRLPFVDAPYDGPFANAFSHLPLREQVVALNGVVRSQIPGHNPAHEKLPALAQVWFDRYDAGYDVTRWYTADENETAHV, from the coding sequence ATGACCGATCTGATCGTGCGCAAACTGCGCTTCGCGTTTGCGAGCCGGCCGGTGCCGTTCCTGTGGAACGAGCCCAACCCGGCCTTCTCGGCGATGGCGAATGCGGTGTCGTTCCTGGCCGTCGGCTTCGAGAAGATGATCGGCGCGATGATCCCCGAGGTGATGCCGCACATCACCGATCCGGCGGTCCGTGAGGAGGCCGACGCGTTCGTCCGGCAGGAGGGCCAGCACTCGATGGCCCACCGCCAGCACGTGAAGGGACTGATCAAGGAGTACCCCGGGCTCAAGGACACGCTGGACAAGGTCATCGACGCCTACGACGAGATGACCGCGAACACCCCGTGGAAGTACCGGTTGGCCTACACCGCCGATCTGGAGGCGACGTTCACCCCGGTGTTCAAGCTGATGCTCGACCACGACGACACGCTGTTCGCCCCCGGCGACGACCGTGTCGCGTCACTGTTCCTGTGGCACTTCGTCGAAGAGGTCGAGCACCGCAGCTCGGCGCTGATCATCTACGACGCCGTGGTCGACGACCCGTGGTACCGGATGCGAGTGGCGCCGTCGATTTTCAAGCACGTGATGGACATCATCCGGCTGGTGTCGGAGGACTTCAACAGGCATGTCCCGTTGGAGGCCCGCAAGGTCGACGCGATGTCGACGTTCCGCATCCACCGGCGCAAGAAGGCTCTGCTACAACGGCTTCCGTTCGTCGACGCACCGTATGACGGTCCGTTCGCGAATGCGTTCAGCCATCTACCGCTGCGCGAACAGGTGGTGGCGCTCAACGGGGTGGTGCGCAGCCAGATCCCGGGCCACAACCCCGCCCACGAGAAACTCCCCGCGCTCGCGCAAGTGTGGTTCGACCGCTACGACGCCGGTTACGACGTGACCCGGTGGTACACCGCCGACGAGAACGAGACTGCCCATGTCTGA
- a CDS encoding TetR/AcrR family transcriptional regulator yields MARKRRGWGGDPPATDDEAAQRIVATAVELIAETGAAITIADVAESLGVIRQTVYRYFPTADELMRAAAIASVDGFLDRLAVHVRGIHDPADAMTEGFLFTLEAVATTPHLGIVLSAPNSAAGPSHVASALAQDFGMRMITRFDVDWASFGYDDAALRDLVEFTLRAMLSFFVAPNDPSRSPEELRRFLRRWLGSAILAQRADGLTR; encoded by the coding sequence ATGGCACGCAAACGCCGAGGTTGGGGCGGTGATCCACCCGCCACCGACGACGAAGCCGCACAGCGCATCGTCGCCACCGCCGTCGAGCTGATCGCCGAGACCGGAGCGGCCATCACGATCGCCGACGTCGCGGAATCCCTCGGGGTGATCCGCCAGACCGTCTACCGCTACTTCCCCACGGCCGATGAGCTGATGCGTGCCGCGGCGATCGCGTCGGTGGACGGTTTCCTCGACCGCCTCGCCGTGCACGTGCGCGGGATCCACGACCCCGCCGACGCGATGACCGAGGGTTTCCTGTTCACTCTCGAGGCCGTCGCGACCACGCCTCATCTGGGGATCGTGCTGTCGGCGCCGAATTCGGCGGCCGGACCCAGCCACGTCGCGTCGGCGCTGGCACAGGACTTCGGCATGCGGATGATCACACGCTTCGACGTCGACTGGGCGAGTTTCGGTTACGACGACGCCGCGCTGCGCGATCTCGTCGAGTTCACGCTGCGCGCCATGCTGTCGTTCTTCGTCGCGCCCAACGACCCGTCGCGCTCACCTGAGGAGCTGCGGCGCTTTCTGCGGCGCTGGCTGGGCAGCGCGATCCTGGCGCAGCGCGCCGACGGCCTCACGCGGTAG
- a CDS encoding NADPH-dependent F420 reductase, whose translation MRYAIIGAGNIGTALAGHFVRSGIDVGLAASRGVEALRGTTDALGPHVTAVEVTEALDADVVILAVPFDSVRELVGRVTDWQDRIVVDATNAIDFATFGPADLGGRASSDLVAEWAVGARVVKAFGHTWARILAREPGDGHGGRRVLFVSGNDPSANADIAQLISQFGFEPVDLGRNAGGGLLQQFGGPLTTKSFVSQAIAGSNPAEMDLATA comes from the coding sequence ATGCGATACGCCATCATCGGAGCAGGCAACATCGGGACGGCGCTCGCCGGCCATTTCGTCCGCAGCGGCATCGACGTGGGCCTCGCCGCGTCCCGCGGTGTCGAGGCGCTGCGCGGCACCACGGACGCACTCGGCCCGCACGTCACCGCCGTCGAGGTGACCGAGGCCCTCGACGCGGACGTCGTCATCCTCGCGGTGCCGTTCGACAGTGTGCGCGAGCTCGTCGGCCGCGTGACCGACTGGCAGGACAGGATCGTCGTCGACGCGACCAACGCGATCGACTTCGCGACCTTCGGTCCGGCGGACCTGGGTGGGCGGGCATCCTCGGACCTGGTCGCAGAGTGGGCCGTCGGGGCCCGTGTGGTGAAGGCATTCGGACATACCTGGGCGAGGATCCTCGCCCGCGAACCCGGCGACGGCCACGGGGGCCGACGGGTACTCTTCGTCTCCGGGAATGACCCGAGCGCCAATGCCGATATCGCGCAACTGATCTCGCAGTTCGGATTCGAGCCGGTGGATCTCGGCCGCAATGCCGGAGGCGGGCTGCTGCAGCAGTTCGGTGGACCACTGACCACCAAGAGCTTTGTGTCGCAGGCGATCGCCGGATCGAACCCGGCCGAGATGGATCTCGCTACCGCGTGA
- a CDS encoding nitrate/nitrite transporter — protein sequence MTWAFTGRMAKRTRDIETWDPEDVEAWESGGKDIAKRNLIWSVVAEHVGFSVWSIWSVMVLFMPQDVYGIDAAGKFYLVAVPTLVGAFIRIPYTIAPAKFGGRNWTIVSALLLLIPTLLTLYYMKNPASYTTYMVIAAFAGLGGGNFASSMTNINAFYPQRLKGWALGLNAGGGNIGVPVIQLIGLLVIATLGNARPEIVCAIYLVAISAAALGAALFMDNLRNQKSNFRALVEAMKYKHSWVMSFLYIGTFGSFIGFSFAFGQVLQINYLAGGDTPAQASLHAAQIAFLGPLLGSISRPYGGKLADRVGGGKITLYVFVAMMFAAGILVVTGVMDDGTTGAPTGAQMIGYVAGFILLFILSGLGNGSTYKMIPSIFEAKAQGRDGLSKDEKAAWSRAMSGALIGFAGAVGALGGVFINVVLRASYVSDAKSATNAFWVFLAFYVVCAFVTWFVFLRLQEDRVHSGEHIGRTTAPVPVG from the coding sequence ATGACCTGGGCTTTCACTGGGCGCATGGCGAAACGAACGCGCGATATCGAAACCTGGGATCCTGAGGACGTCGAGGCCTGGGAATCCGGTGGCAAGGACATTGCGAAACGCAACCTGATCTGGTCGGTCGTGGCCGAGCACGTCGGCTTCTCGGTGTGGTCGATCTGGTCGGTCATGGTGCTGTTCATGCCGCAGGACGTCTACGGCATCGACGCGGCGGGCAAGTTCTACCTGGTCGCCGTCCCCACCCTGGTCGGCGCGTTCATTCGGATCCCGTACACCATCGCCCCGGCGAAGTTCGGCGGCCGCAACTGGACGATCGTCAGCGCGCTGCTGCTGCTCATCCCGACGCTGCTGACGCTGTACTACATGAAGAACCCGGCGTCCTACACCACCTACATGGTGATCGCCGCGTTCGCCGGCCTCGGCGGCGGCAACTTCGCGTCGTCGATGACCAACATCAACGCGTTCTACCCGCAACGCCTCAAGGGCTGGGCGCTGGGACTCAACGCCGGCGGCGGCAACATCGGGGTGCCCGTCATCCAGCTGATCGGTCTGCTGGTCATCGCCACCCTGGGAAATGCCCGTCCCGAAATCGTCTGCGCCATCTACCTTGTCGCGATCAGCGCCGCCGCCCTCGGTGCCGCGCTGTTCATGGACAACCTGCGCAACCAGAAGTCGAACTTCCGCGCGCTGGTGGAGGCCATGAAGTACAAGCACTCCTGGGTGATGAGCTTCCTGTACATCGGGACCTTCGGCTCGTTCATCGGGTTCTCGTTCGCATTCGGCCAGGTGCTGCAGATCAACTACCTCGCCGGTGGTGACACCCCCGCCCAGGCATCGCTGCACGCGGCCCAGATCGCTTTCCTGGGGCCGCTTCTCGGCTCCATCTCGCGCCCGTACGGTGGCAAGCTCGCCGACCGTGTCGGTGGCGGCAAGATCACCCTGTACGTGTTCGTCGCGATGATGTTCGCCGCGGGCATCCTCGTCGTGACGGGCGTGATGGACGACGGCACGACCGGAGCGCCGACGGGAGCCCAGATGATCGGCTACGTCGCCGGGTTCATCCTGCTGTTCATCCTGTCCGGGCTCGGCAACGGCTCCACCTACAAGATGATCCCGTCGATCTTCGAGGCCAAGGCCCAGGGCCGCGACGGCCTGAGCAAGGACGAGAAGGCGGCCTGGTCGCGCGCGATGTCGGGAGCCCTGATCGGCTTCGCCGGCGCGGTCGGCGCGCTCGGCGGTGTGTTCATCAACGTGGTGCTGCGCGCGTCCTACGTCAGCGACGCGAAGTCGGCCACCAACGCGTTCTGGGTCTTCCTGGCCTTCTACGTGGTGTGCGCGTTCGTGACCTGGTTCGTGTTCCTGCGGTTGCAGGAGGACCGCGTGCACAGCGGCGAGCACATCGGCCGCACCACGGCGCCGGTCCCCGTCGGGTAG